In Amia ocellicauda isolate fAmiCal2 chromosome 5, fAmiCal2.hap1, whole genome shotgun sequence, a genomic segment contains:
- the LOC136750513 gene encoding olfactory receptor class A-like protein 1, producing the protein MEVRLVLKAAGFICLDVVGIPGNLTVLLFFCYLRLSDGHLSLNDLILSKLAFVNLVVVLCRGIPQALTALGIRNLFGDNGCKVVIYIYRVSRAMSICITSLLSCYQCIVIAPGSNWWMVLKQRVPRSIPLIILLLYVINIIIYPTALLYTSAVPNSTIPEYTLNMEFCIVVFPGFKSYMANGVIYILRDFVFVGIMAGAGFYIVLILYRHRKQMRGMHGSDQNQRKTSEASKSLLMLVAMYVILFGLDNVMWVYTLCVTRVHPAVNDARVFFASCYSALSPVFIIATNKKFAARLNCFSHGREPNNRTTVTTVSHLPTGL; encoded by the coding sequence ATGGAAGTGCGTCTTGTGCTGAAGGCAGCTGGCTTCATCTGTCTGGACGTGGTGGGCATCCCAGGGAACCTGACCGTACTCCTGTTCTTCTGCTACCTGCGGCTGTCCGACGGCCACCTATCGCTCAATGACCTCATCCTGAGCAAGCTGGCGTTTGTCAACCTGGTGGTGGTCCTGTGCCGTGGAATCCCACAGGCCTTAACTGCACTTGGCATCCGGAACCTCTTTGGGGACAATGGCTGCAAAGTGGTCATCTATATCTACCGTGTCAGCCGTGCCATGTCCATCTGTATCACCTCCCTCCTCAGCTGCTACCAATGCATAGTCATCGCCCCTGGATCAAACTGGTGGATGGTGCTGAAGCAGAGGGTCCCCAGAAGCATCCCCCTGATCATCTTGCTGCTCTACGTAATTAACATTATAATATACCCcactgcactgctctacactTCAGCAGTTCCCAACTCCACCATCCCAGAGTACACCCTGAACATGGAGTTCTGCATTGTGGTGTTCCCTGGTTTCAAGTCATACATGGCCAATGGAGTGATTTACATACTTCGTGATTTTGTCTTTGTGGGCATCATGGCTGGTGCAGGCTTCTACATTGTCCTGATTCTGTACCGCCACAGGAAGCAGATGAGGGGCATGCATGGCTCAGACCAGAACCAGAGAAAAACATCAGAGGCGTCAAAGTCATTGCTCATGCTTGTGGCCATGTATGTCATCCTGTTTGGCCTGGACAATGTAATGTGGGTTTACACCCTCTGTGTCACCCGTGTCCACCCTGCAGTCAATGATGCACGAGTCTTTTTTGCCTCCTGCTACTCCGCTCTCAGCCCAGTCTTCATCATCGCCACCAACAAAAAGTTTGCAGCCAGACTGAACTGCTTTTCCCATGGCCGGGAACCAAACAACAGGACTACAGTTACCACCGTCTCTCACTTACCCACAGGGTTGTGA